The Mycetohabitans endofungorum genome contains a region encoding:
- a CDS encoding MFS transporter: MPFDSSAQHSSGQVLPFRESLLAMLGLSFVTMLVALDQTVVGTALPTIVADLKGFDLYAWVATVYLLASVITVPIFGRLGDYYGRKPFVMASIILFTAASALCGLAHDMLFLVLARALQGVAGGMLVGTAFACIPDLFPDAHVRLRWQVMMSSAYGIANAVGPSLGGFLTQYGGWRSVFYVNLPVGLLSLFFVWRCLPHLRQAQHQGRMRVDWLGAVLIAASLCGLQLFVELLPRHGLTCGTGALLVVSALCAVGLWKWERHVAQPMLPIDMFGHQSLSVLFALSLLVGFSMFSLLFYAPLLLQGGFGLSPRDAGIVVTPLVVCITLGSILNGRIVTRIRHPNALLHVGFALLALSCVGVVVSTRAMPQAWLMVCMALGGLGLGLVTPNLTVFAQQSASREHLGIVTALLQSLRMIGGMLGTAVTGTLVSHWYASGVRDTLARSHAGAWFDAFGDPQVLINQQAQHRLVQQVDAAGHDGVALLEGAREALVGAIHLGVALAALVAVWAVWHARRVPRIQLARSAKHEPTMTE, encoded by the coding sequence ATGCCATTCGACTCTTCCGCTCAACATTCGAGCGGGCAGGTACTGCCGTTTCGCGAATCGCTGCTTGCGATGCTGGGCCTCTCGTTTGTGACGATGCTTGTCGCGCTCGACCAGACCGTGGTGGGTACCGCGCTGCCCACCATCGTGGCAGACCTCAAAGGCTTTGACCTGTACGCGTGGGTCGCTACCGTGTACTTGTTGGCGTCGGTGATTACCGTGCCGATTTTTGGGCGGCTGGGTGACTACTACGGCCGCAAGCCGTTTGTCATGGCATCTATCATTTTGTTCACGGCGGCTTCGGCGCTGTGCGGGCTCGCGCACGACATGCTATTTCTCGTGCTCGCGCGCGCCTTGCAGGGTGTGGCCGGTGGCATGCTGGTTGGCACGGCGTTCGCCTGTATTCCGGATTTGTTTCCCGATGCTCACGTCCGGCTGCGCTGGCAAGTGATGATGAGTTCGGCGTACGGCATCGCGAATGCGGTCGGCCCGTCGCTCGGCGGATTCCTAACGCAGTATGGCGGATGGCGCTCGGTGTTCTACGTGAATCTGCCAGTCGGATTATTGTCGCTGTTCTTTGTCTGGCGTTGCTTGCCGCATTTGCGGCAGGCGCAGCACCAGGGTCGGATGCGGGTGGATTGGCTTGGCGCGGTGTTGATCGCGGCGTCGCTATGTGGCTTGCAACTATTCGTTGAGTTGTTGCCCAGGCACGGGTTGACGTGCGGCACTGGCGCGCTGCTTGTGGTCAGCGCGCTGTGCGCGGTGGGACTATGGAAGTGGGAGCGGCACGTCGCGCAGCCGATGCTGCCCATCGACATGTTCGGGCATCAAAGCTTGTCTGTGCTATTTGCATTGTCGCTGTTGGTGGGCTTCTCGATGTTCTCGCTGCTGTTCTATGCACCGTTGCTGCTCCAGGGCGGTTTCGGTCTGTCGCCCCGCGATGCGGGCATCGTCGTCACACCGCTGGTGGTCTGCATCACGCTAGGCAGCATCCTGAACGGGCGCATTGTGACGCGGATCCGTCATCCCAATGCGCTGCTGCACGTTGGCTTTGCGCTGCTCGCATTGTCGTGTGTGGGCGTGGTGGTGTCCACGCGGGCGATGCCGCAGGCGTGGCTGATGGTGTGCATGGCGCTCGGCGGACTCGGGCTGGGCCTCGTGACGCCGAACTTGACGGTATTCGCGCAGCAAAGCGCCAGTCGCGAGCATCTGGGCATTGTCACGGCGTTGCTGCAGTCATTGCGCATGATCGGCGGCATGCTCGGCACCGCAGTGACCGGAACATTGGTGTCTCATTGGTATGCGAGCGGAGTGCGCGATACGCTTGCGCGCAGCCATGCCGGTGCCTGGTTCGACGCGTTCGGCGATCCACAAGTGCTGATCAACCAGCAAGCTCAGCACAGGCTGGTTCAGCAGGTCGACGCGGCCGGGCACGATGGTGTCGCGCTCCTGGAGGGCGCGCGCGAGGCATTGGTAGGGGCGATCCACCTGGGCGTCGCGCTTGCTGCGCTCGTCGCAGTATGGGCGGTGTGGCACGCCCGGCGCGTGCCACGCATCCAGCTGGCGCGCTCCGCCAAGCATGAGCCGACAATGACGGAGTAG
- a CDS encoding MarR family winged helix-turn-helix transcriptional regulator, which translates to MELQERIAIFQQFGRTYRAFMTAFESRVGLPLPRWRILLALYDHARLVEQGAGAVSGDDTPHGGPSLSQKRLVERLSIDPGALTRQLKQLESLGWIARSTDERDNRLTNVVLTDAGRQAVEHGLPRRNAFLASALGALSEDALHALEEALKNIECCVTHGEPSVLAEHGDAPAIE; encoded by the coding sequence GTGGAACTGCAAGAGCGAATCGCGATATTTCAACAATTTGGCCGGACCTACCGTGCATTCATGACCGCGTTCGAGTCGCGTGTCGGTTTGCCGTTGCCCCGCTGGCGGATTCTGCTGGCACTCTACGACCACGCACGGCTTGTCGAGCAGGGGGCGGGGGCGGTGAGCGGCGACGATACGCCGCACGGCGGACCAAGCCTGTCGCAAAAGCGGCTCGTGGAACGGCTCAGCATCGACCCGGGCGCATTGACCCGGCAGTTAAAGCAGCTTGAAAGCCTCGGGTGGATCGCCCGCAGTACGGACGAGCGGGACAACCGGTTAACCAATGTCGTGCTAACGGACGCAGGGCGTCAGGCAGTCGAGCACGGATTACCGCGCCGCAACGCGTTTCTTGCAAGTGCGCTCGGGGCACTGTCCGAAGATGCACTGCATGCGCTCGAGGAAGCACTCAAGAACATCGAGTGTTGCGTGACGCATGGCGAGCCGTCGGTCCTGGCCGAGCACGGCGACGCGCCAGCCATTGAATGA
- a CDS encoding YaeQ family protein has protein sequence MALKSTIYKAELQIADMDRHYYADHSLTLARHPSETDERMMVRLLAFALYAHERLEFCKGLSDTDEPDLWQKDLTGAVQRWIEVGQPDERRIAKASARADDVVVLVYAGRTSRIWWDAIQGKVARLRNVTVLNLAEGVAPALATLAERTMRLQCTVQDGDVWLGSAVHQPVQVEMAHWLPA, from the coding sequence ATGGCGCTGAAATCAACAATTTACAAAGCCGAGCTGCAGATCGCCGACATGGATCGTCATTACTATGCAGACCATTCGCTGACGCTGGCCCGGCATCCGTCCGAAACCGATGAACGGATGATGGTGCGCCTGTTGGCATTCGCGCTGTATGCACACGAGCGGCTCGAGTTCTGCAAAGGGCTGTCCGATACCGACGAGCCGGACCTGTGGCAAAAGGACTTGACTGGCGCAGTGCAACGATGGATTGAAGTCGGCCAGCCGGACGAGCGGCGCATCGCTAAAGCGAGCGCGCGGGCAGACGACGTGGTCGTGCTGGTATACGCTGGACGCACATCCCGGATCTGGTGGGACGCGATCCAGGGCAAGGTCGCGCGACTGCGCAATGTCACCGTATTGAACCTCGCTGAAGGCGTCGCGCCGGCGCTCGCGACGCTGGCCGAACGCACGATGCGGCTGCAATGCACGGTCCAGGACGGCGACGTATGGCTGGGCAGCGCTGTCCATCAGCCGGTGCAGGTCGAGATGGCGCACTGGCTGCCCGCCTAG
- the queF gene encoding NADPH-dependent 7-cyano-7-deazaguanine reductase QueF (Catalyzes the NADPH-dependent reduction of 7-cyano-7-deazaguanine (preQ0) to 7-aminomethyl-7-deazaguanine (preQ1) in queuosine biosynthesis), whose product MTPDQSPLGKPVGYAQQYDPTLLFPIERRQGRDAIGVPAVLPFFGTDIWNAYELSWLNERGKPQIALATFHVPAESPNIIESKSFKLYLGSFAQTRIASIDTLRETIHRDVCACAGANVSVRLTPPAEFATLALDELAGTSLDRLDLDTDIYTPDPSLLSADTHQAPVDETVFSNLLKSNCPVTGQPDWGSIQIRYVGPPIDHAGLLRYIVSYRDHTGFHEQCVERIFIDIQRVCKPIKLAVYARYTRRGGLDINPLRTNFNLPLPDNARTARQ is encoded by the coding sequence ATGACACCCGACCAATCCCCTTTGGGCAAGCCGGTAGGCTATGCTCAGCAGTATGACCCGACGCTGTTGTTCCCGATCGAGCGCAGGCAAGGCCGCGACGCAATCGGCGTACCGGCAGTACTGCCGTTCTTCGGCACCGATATTTGGAACGCGTACGAGCTATCTTGGCTGAACGAGCGCGGCAAGCCGCAGATCGCGCTGGCTACGTTCCACGTGCCAGCCGAATCGCCCAATATTATCGAATCCAAATCGTTCAAGCTGTATCTAGGGTCGTTCGCGCAGACACGTATTGCGTCGATCGACACGCTGCGCGAGACTATCCACCGCGACGTCTGCGCATGCGCGGGCGCGAACGTGTCGGTACGGCTCACGCCGCCGGCCGAATTCGCGACGCTGGCGCTAGATGAACTTGCGGGAACGTCGCTAGACCGGTTGGATCTGGACACCGATATTTACACGCCTGACCCGTCACTGCTGAGCGCTGACACCCACCAGGCGCCTGTCGATGAAACGGTGTTTTCGAATCTACTTAAGTCCAATTGCCCGGTGACCGGGCAACCGGACTGGGGCAGCATCCAGATCCGGTACGTCGGCCCACCGATCGACCACGCCGGCCTGTTACGCTACATCGTGTCATACCGCGACCACACTGGGTTTCACGAGCAATGCGTGGAGCGCATCTTCATCGACATCCAACGCGTGTGCAAGCCGATCAAGCTGGCAGTCTACGCACGCTATACGCGACGCGGCGGGCTGGACATCAACCCACTGCGCACCAATTTCAACCTGCCGTTGCCGGACAACGCGCGAACCGCGCGCCAATAA
- the ilvA gene encoding threonine ammonia-lyase, biosynthetic, whose product MSSPDYLKKILTARVYDVARETELEHARNLSARIRNAIYLKREDNQPVFSFKLRGAYNRMAQLPRDALARGVVTASAGNHAQGVAYSAARLGCKAVIAMPITAPQVKIDAVRAHGGPTVEVVLHGESYSDTYTHALQIQQQYGLTFVHPFDDPDVIAGQGTVAMEILRQHQSPIDAIFVPIGGGGLIAGVAAYVKALRPEIKVIGVQTDDSCAMARSIAKGERVALSEVGLFSDGTAVKLVGEETFRLVQQYVDGFVTVDTDALCAAIKDVFQDTRSVLEPAGALAVAGAKAYAEREKSEGRTFVAITSGSNMNFDRMRFVAERAEVGEAREAVFAATIPEERGSFKRLCELIGARNVTEFNYRIADAEQAHIFVGLQIQRRDESQLIAQTFEKHGFAIVNLTNDELSKQHVRYMVGGHSPLARDERLYRFAFPERPGALMKFLSSMAPDWNISLFHYRNGGADYSSILVGLQVPMDEDAQFQQFLAALGYPHWDETANPAYKLFLA is encoded by the coding sequence ATGTCCTCGCCCGATTATCTGAAGAAAATCCTGACCGCCCGCGTCTACGACGTGGCGCGGGAAACCGAACTCGAACACGCACGCAACCTGTCGGCTCGAATTCGGAATGCGATTTATCTGAAGCGCGAGGACAATCAGCCGGTCTTCTCGTTTAAGTTGCGCGGCGCATACAATAGGATGGCGCAATTGCCGCGCGACGCGCTGGCGCGCGGCGTGGTGACCGCGTCGGCCGGCAACCATGCACAAGGGGTCGCCTATTCGGCGGCCCGACTCGGCTGCAAGGCTGTCATCGCGATGCCGATCACCGCACCGCAGGTCAAGATCGATGCGGTGCGCGCGCACGGTGGCCCGACGGTGGAGGTCGTGTTGCACGGCGAATCGTATTCCGATACCTACACGCATGCGCTGCAGATCCAGCAGCAGTACGGGTTGACGTTTGTGCATCCGTTCGACGATCCGGACGTGATCGCGGGCCAGGGCACCGTCGCAATGGAAATCCTGCGCCAGCACCAGAGTCCGATTGACGCGATCTTCGTGCCGATCGGTGGCGGTGGCCTAATCGCCGGCGTCGCGGCATACGTCAAGGCGCTTCGCCCGGAGATCAAGGTCATCGGCGTACAAACCGACGATTCATGCGCGATGGCGCGCTCGATCGCAAAAGGTGAGCGCGTCGCGCTCAGCGAAGTCGGCCTGTTCAGCGATGGCACGGCGGTCAAGCTCGTCGGCGAAGAGACATTTCGGCTCGTGCAGCAATACGTCGACGGTTTCGTGACCGTGGACACCGACGCGCTATGCGCGGCGATCAAGGACGTTTTTCAGGATACACGCAGCGTGTTGGAACCGGCCGGCGCGCTGGCCGTCGCCGGCGCCAAGGCCTATGCCGAACGCGAAAAGTCGGAGGGCCGCACGTTTGTTGCGATCACCTCGGGCTCGAACATGAACTTCGATCGGATGCGTTTCGTTGCGGAACGCGCCGAGGTGGGCGAAGCACGCGAAGCGGTGTTCGCAGCGACGATCCCTGAGGAGCGCGGCAGCTTCAAGCGCTTGTGCGAATTGATCGGCGCACGCAACGTCACCGAATTCAACTATCGGATCGCCGACGCTGAGCAAGCGCACATTTTCGTCGGCCTGCAGATCCAGCGTCGCGACGAGTCGCAGCTGATTGCCCAGACCTTCGAGAAACATGGCTTTGCGATCGTCAATCTGACCAACGACGAGCTATCCAAACAGCACGTGCGGTACATGGTCGGCGGCCACTCACCGCTGGCCCGCGATGAGCGCCTGTACCGATTCGCGTTCCCGGAACGCCCGGGCGCGCTGATGAAGTTCCTATCATCGATGGCGCCCGACTGGAATATCAGCCTGTTCCATTACCGCAATGGCGGCGCGGACTACAGCTCGATCCTGGTGGGCCTGCAAGTGCCGATGGACGAAGACGCCCAGTTCCAGCAGTTCCTGGCGGCGCTGGGGTATCCCCATTGGGACGAAACAGCCAACCCAGCGTACAAATTGTTCCTCGCTTAA
- a CDS encoding beta-1,3-glucanase family protein, producing the protein MQLGALAASVGVGVATTALVGGNTRIGGSGGGGSDNGESARLPVSIKDASHDTGTGSMTTVLLVFPDHFSFRPDEIFVAVLGRAPWAPDVFGYVDPVRGTFHPTGSAADFRLDSATMTFSVSTLRRDGGQSLTLTIPPLASGRVYFAFGRGFDAMPPFGAGGPSNGADNPVLYDKFELHTADHPNFKLTNADFWSVPFTISAIDANTGTRRVVGYPHRRADMIAAFDSIPVPDAAEPFGNPSIFKALRVSANDGRLTRILSPKQARFTDWGRDDATRLALAQRFTHFWDRYVNELCWRPNRLFSFYGKDLTDKRVFYGRVAPDGMTLSLFTDAAYTVPYRVPTLPRPSARWGQPDYSPADGNPSLFHNTDSSVGPIDWGFLLAGNAGAQAGDGAHWASDPAAIAIAMSICRGVMHLDDGCVSWIDPARFYNGAGDGVDTPRMPIFWYAKLLHAFGIDARAYAFSYDDVYGTDPAVYFGSHSELIVQFGQM; encoded by the coding sequence GTGCAGCTCGGCGCGCTGGCCGCGTCGGTGGGCGTGGGTGTGGCCACGACCGCGTTGGTCGGTGGCAACACGCGCATCGGCGGCTCGGGCGGTGGCGGCTCGGACAACGGTGAGAGCGCCCGCTTGCCGGTGTCCATCAAGGACGCGTCGCACGACACGGGCACTGGGTCGATGACCACGGTGCTGCTGGTGTTTCCTGACCATTTTTCGTTTCGTCCCGACGAGATATTCGTTGCCGTGCTGGGCCGCGCGCCATGGGCGCCAGACGTATTCGGTTATGTTGACCCGGTGCGCGGCACGTTTCATCCGACGGGAAGCGCAGCCGATTTCCGGCTCGACAGCGCGACGATGACGTTCAGCGTGTCGACATTGCGGCGCGACGGCGGCCAGTCACTGACGCTGACCATCCCGCCGTTGGCCAGCGGCCGCGTGTATTTCGCGTTCGGACGCGGGTTCGACGCAATGCCGCCATTCGGCGCGGGTGGGCCATCCAATGGCGCGGACAATCCGGTGCTGTACGACAAGTTCGAATTGCATACGGCTGACCACCCGAACTTCAAACTGACCAATGCCGATTTCTGGTCCGTGCCCTTCACGATTTCGGCAATCGACGCGAACACTGGGACACGGCGCGTGGTGGGTTATCCGCACCGGCGCGCCGACATGATCGCCGCGTTTGATTCGATCCCTGTGCCCGACGCGGCGGAGCCGTTCGGCAATCCTAGCATCTTCAAGGCGCTGCGGGTGAGCGCGAACGATGGCCGGCTCACGCGGATACTGTCGCCCAAGCAGGCCCGTTTCACCGATTGGGGGAGGGACGATGCCACCCGGCTGGCCTTGGCGCAGCGCTTCACGCACTTCTGGGATCGCTACGTGAACGAGTTGTGCTGGCGGCCGAATCGCCTCTTTTCCTTCTACGGCAAGGATTTGACCGACAAGCGGGTATTCTACGGCCGCGTCGCGCCCGACGGCATGACGCTGTCATTGTTCACCGATGCGGCGTACACGGTGCCGTACCGCGTCCCGACGCTGCCGCGGCCTAGCGCGCGCTGGGGGCAGCCTGACTATTCCCCGGCCGATGGCAATCCGTCGCTGTTTCATAATACGGATTCGTCCGTAGGTCCGATCGACTGGGGATTTCTGCTGGCTGGTAACGCTGGCGCGCAGGCCGGCGACGGTGCGCATTGGGCCAGCGATCCGGCGGCGATCGCCATCGCGATGTCGATCTGTCGCGGCGTCATGCACCTGGACGACGGCTGCGTGTCATGGATTGATCCGGCGCGGTTCTACAACGGCGCGGGCGATGGCGTGGATACGCCGCGCATGCCGATCTTCTGGTACGCGAAGTTGCTACACGCGTTCGGCATCGACGCACGGGCGTACGCGTTTTCCTATGACGACGTGTACGGGACCGATCCGGCCGTGTATTTTGGCAGCCATTCCGAGTTGATCGTGCAGTTCGGCCAGATGTGA